From the Thermoplasmatales archaeon genome, the window GGAGGTTTTTACGAGATCCGAAGAGTTCGGCATATCTCCTCCTTCGGAATACTTACTGAGGTGCTAAAATGAATGGAACGGTCGAAGCCATAATCAGCTGGTTAATACTTCTTTTTGGCGTTACGATGCCTTTCTACCTGATACTTGTTGCCATCGGTATCAGGGGGTTCAAAGAGATAACCAGTTACGAGGCATACGGTACTTTTTACTACCGCCTTAACCCGGTGGTAAAGATTGTTCTTTCAATTACCGTTATGATCGTTGCTGCCATCACAGTTTGGTGGATCGCTGCCGTTTTCACCTTTGTCCTCCTTTTATCCTATTTATCGCTTAAAAATGGTAAAAGAAAATTTCTTTACGGACTCTTCTTTACGATATCGATCCTGGTCGGAACAACCTGGGCATACGCTCCTTACACCACCAGTATAACACTGTCTTATGCTTTTCCCGGTTATCACCCAATAGTTCTCTGGACATGGCCCTCCTATTTCGGTATAATGGGCTATGAACACTTCCTGACATTACAAGGCCTCGAGTATGGCCTGCAGGTTGCGTTCAGAACTGCCGCCATTACCGTCTCGGCCCTTCTTCTCATCATGACTAATACGCCAACTCAGATCCTTCGTGCATTCCATAAAGTACATGTTCCGGACGCCATAATTTTCACACTCATGGTTGGAATGAAAACCGTTCCTGAGATATTCATCTATC encodes:
- a CDS encoding energy-coupling factor transporter transmembrane protein EcfT, which encodes MNGTVEAIISWLILLFGVTMPFYLILVAIGIRGFKEITSYEAYGTFYYRLNPVVKIVLSITVMIVAAITVWWIAAVFTFVLLLSYLSLKNGKRKFLYGLFFTISILVGTTWAYAPYTTSITLSYAFPGYHPIVLWTWPSYFGIMGYEHFLTLQGLEYGLQVAFRTAAITVSALLLIMTNTPTQILRAFHKVHVPDAIIFTLMVGMKTVPEIFIYLDESIKIQFMRGLGSRYPRFLKPFFMLAGGLYALVPTIIHLMRGAREIAISADTRGFRATKRRSYLEGVPFSRIDYYAISFMVAILIIGIIANFYGFGRPIPYVA